TGGACCGTTGAATGCTGCAAAAGCAGGGGCGTTTACGAATGAGCAAGCGACTAAAAGGGCTAGGATTGTTTTTTTCATTTTTTGTATCCACTTAAAGCAATGAAATTCATTGAACTTCATTGTACATCAGAAATGTGAAGTCGCACTGCAAAACAATAAAACTCCCCGATAAATCAGGGAGTTCCTCTTGTAATTATTAATTTACATTAGTAGACGGTGCACCACTCATTTTTCATGTCGATTAGGTGCCAGTTGTCACGTTGATTAGCTTCATCCATGGCTTTGTCTAGGTGACCAACACTCGATTTTCTGTCGTACTGCCACTCTCGCTCTGCATCGGTGTGATGGACTATCATCGCCATTGAATTTGGCTGGCTTGTTGCCCATTGCATCATCGCGTGGTCACCATCAGAGTTGCCAACGGCAAGGACTGGTTTTTTCCCGATGATATGTTGGATGTTTTCAACCTTGCCTGCTTTGTCGTCGATGGTAAGAATCTCACCCAGCTTAACAACCTGTGGCTCGCCGCCGTTGTAATTGTATTGGTATTTAAGTGCGCTACCGATAATTTGTTCTTGAGGGATATTGTATATCTCTGGAGCCCAAGTTCGCATAAAGTCGACACCACCACCAGAAACAATATAGGTTTTGAAACCGTGTTGCTGCAGGTAGTTAAGCATTTCTTTCATGGGCAGGTAGGTGAGGTCGGTATAAGCTTTTTGGAAACGTGGATCCTTAGCCGTCTCAAGCCAGCTTGCAACGCTTTGCTGATACTCTTCCACTGTCATCCCACTGTGTGTCGCAGTGACAATCTCAAGTAATGCTTCTTCACCACCCGCGAGGACGCTCTCTATATCATTATCTAACACGAACTTAAATGGGGCTTGGGTTTGCCACTCTGGGTGATCGACAGCCATTTTTTTTACTTGGTCAAACGCATAGACGAGCTGAAAATAGTAGGGCTTCTCTGACCAGAGTGTACCGTCATTATCAAACACAGCAATGCGGTCTTGAGTTGGTACGTAATGGCTACTTTGGCTGTCTACTGATCGCTCGACAAACGTAACCAAAGCGTTTTTACTCGCGCCATCTTTCCAAGAAGGCAGTAAGTTGGGATCGCAGTCAGCAGCGAATGTTGCGAAAGAAAGTGTTGATAGAATTGCTAGAGTACAGATGTTTTTTTTCATAATAATTGTTACCCAATAGAAATGTATTGTTGGAACACATTTGATCATGTACTGCGCGGGATAAGTTTACCCATACCAATGACGAGTGAATGACGTTGTCATGGGATTCGGGCGCCAAAATCAAAGATCTTTGGCTAAACGTAATCCCATGTCAGACATAATTATAGATTGACTGGCAAAGTCGCGACGATAATTTTGTGACTGCTCTGCGTCATAAGCAAAACTTCCGCCTCGCACTGACTTGTGTGCCAATCCAGAATCGCTATCTTGTTGATTATTTGGATTTTCTGTCGGTCCCCAGCGATAGAAAGTATCGTCATAGGCATCAATCACGAACTCACCCACATTGCCTGTCATATCGTATAGCCCGAGTTCATTTGGCTTTTTCATGCCAACAGGATGTGCTCGGTTGTTGGCGTTATCTGCATACCACGCGACCTCGGCAATATCGTTTGAACCAGCGTATTTGTACCCAAGGCTCTGATTGCCTCCTTGAGCTGCAAACTCCCACTCAGCCTCAGTAGGAAGACGATAGTTTTCGCCAGTCAACAGGTTAAGTCTTTCTATAAAGTAGTTTGCTTGTTGCCAACTGAGATTATTAACAGGGATGTGTTCTCCCGGGAAATAGCTCATTGATGAACCCATTACCGAATCAAACAGCGCTTGTGTCACCTCAAATTTTGATAGATAGAAACTTGTAACGGAAACCTCACGAGTAGGCTTTTCTGCTTTGTTAGCAGTGGTGAGATTTGAACCCATCGTAAAGCTTCCGCCTTCGATCAGTACCATATCGTGATTGATTTTCTCTGCGGTAGGGTGTGGGGCTTGCGCGCTGCACCCGGCCAGTGCCAACCCTAGTGGCAATAACAAAATAAGAGATCGAGGCTTAAGTGGTTTGGCATTCATCTGTCGTTGCTCCCCATTTGTTGGAGAGTTAAGACTAGCAATAAACGGCATGAAAAAAGGTTATAAGCAGTATAACAAGCGCTTTAACCCTAGGAGATTTAAGATGTTGATATCGAGGCGTGATTGAAAAACTCACGCTTGGCTCAGCACAACTCTTAGGTGATTTATGCATATTACTCAAGGTCCACAGTTTAACGGTAAAGCGTCTAAAAGATTACATGTTATGGCCAAGCCGATTGGTGCGGCATGCAATATCGACTGTACCTATTGCTATTACCTCAGTAAGCAAGATCTACTTGAGTATAAGAAAGGCTGCTCGCCAGTCATGAGTGATGAAACACTTGAGACCTATATTCGACAATATATTGCAGGGCAAAATACGGCTGAAATTGTTTTTTCATGGCAAGGTGGAGAGCCAACCATGTTAGGTGTCGATTACTTTCGCCGCGTAGTAGAGCTACAAAAAAAATACCAACCGAAAGGGGTGACGATCGCCAATGACCTACAAACTAATGGGACGTTGCTCAATGATGAATGGTGCCAGTTTTTAAAACAACATAACTTCTTGGTGGGTTTGAGTATTGATGGTCCCGAGATGTTGCACAATGCCTATCGAACCAATAAGGCAGGGCGAGGCACTTTTAAACAAGTGATGAAAGCGGTTGAATTGTTGCATAAACATCAGGTGAACTTTGCGACGTTGACTTGCGTTAATAACCTGACCAGTTGCAATGCGTTGGAGGTCTACCGTTTCTTAAGGGATGAGGTTCGGTCACCGCAAATGCAGTTTATTCCTATTGTTGAGCAAAAAAGTTTCCGTACCACTGCACCGCAAACTTGGTTGCCTCAAGAGCAACTTAAACAAGGTGATAAACGTCTGATTCCTGGCAATAAAGAGTCAATTGTTGAGCCTTGGTGTGTATCTGACCAAGCGTGGGGTAACTTCCTAATTACTATTTTTGATGAATGGCTTGCCAATGACATAGGTAAGGTATTTGTACAGTACTTCGAAGCGTGTGTTGAGCGTTGGATGGGGCGGAAAAATCCACTTTGTACGTTGAATGAAATCTGCGGCAAAGGGATGGCAATGGAGCCAAATGGTGATGTCTACACTTGTGACCATTATGTATACCCAGAATACAAAACAGGCAATATTCACCAGCAACAATTGGAAAGCATGGCATACAGTCCAGCGCAACAAGCGTTCGGTTATGGCAAAACGCGCAACTTAACCGAGCAGTGTCGCGGATGTGATTATCAATTTGCCTGCTATGGTGAATGTCCTAAGAATCGATTTATTCGCACGCAAGCTGGTGAGCCGGGTTTGAACTACCTCTGTGCTGGCTGGCACAAGTTCTTTGCCCATGCTGATCGCTCAATCGCCTATATTCTGCGTGCTACTGGAAATCCTGTTGCATTTGGGCGCTACAGTGATAGCGCTCTGCAACAAGCCCAACAGCAAAAGAGTGTAAAGTCCGCAAAGTTTGAGATGCGATTCTAGGAGGCCAATTTTGATGAAGTTTACCGTATTGAAATCGTCGTTAGTGGCTCTGGCTATGATTTGCGCTCA
This window of the Vibrio panuliri genome carries:
- a CDS encoding HAD family hydrolase, whose translation is MKKNICTLAILSTLSFATFAADCDPNLLPSWKDGASKNALVTFVERSVDSQSSHYVPTQDRIAVFDNDGTLWSEKPYYFQLVYAFDQVKKMAVDHPEWQTQAPFKFVLDNDIESVLAGGEEALLEIVTATHSGMTVEEYQQSVASWLETAKDPRFQKAYTDLTYLPMKEMLNYLQQHGFKTYIVSGGGVDFMRTWAPEIYNIPQEQIIGSALKYQYNYNGGEPQVVKLGEILTIDDKAGKVENIQHIIGKKPVLAVGNSDGDHAMMQWATSQPNSMAMIVHHTDAEREWQYDRKSSVGHLDKAMDEANQRDNWHLIDMKNEWCTVY
- a CDS encoding formylglycine-generating enzyme family protein — its product is MNAKPLKPRSLILLLPLGLALAGCSAQAPHPTAEKINHDMVLIEGGSFTMGSNLTTANKAEKPTREVSVTSFYLSKFEVTQALFDSVMGSSMSYFPGEHIPVNNLSWQQANYFIERLNLLTGENYRLPTEAEWEFAAQGGNQSLGYKYAGSNDIAEVAWYADNANNRAHPVGMKKPNELGLYDMTGNVGEFVIDAYDDTFYRWGPTENPNNQQDSDSGLAHKSVRGGSFAYDAEQSQNYRRDFASQSIIMSDMGLRLAKDL
- a CDS encoding anaerobic sulfatase maturase, translating into MHITQGPQFNGKASKRLHVMAKPIGAACNIDCTYCYYLSKQDLLEYKKGCSPVMSDETLETYIRQYIAGQNTAEIVFSWQGGEPTMLGVDYFRRVVELQKKYQPKGVTIANDLQTNGTLLNDEWCQFLKQHNFLVGLSIDGPEMLHNAYRTNKAGRGTFKQVMKAVELLHKHQVNFATLTCVNNLTSCNALEVYRFLRDEVRSPQMQFIPIVEQKSFRTTAPQTWLPQEQLKQGDKRLIPGNKESIVEPWCVSDQAWGNFLITIFDEWLANDIGKVFVQYFEACVERWMGRKNPLCTLNEICGKGMAMEPNGDVYTCDHYVYPEYKTGNIHQQQLESMAYSPAQQAFGYGKTRNLTEQCRGCDYQFACYGECPKNRFIRTQAGEPGLNYLCAGWHKFFAHADRSIAYILRATGNPVAFGRYSDSALQQAQQQKSVKSAKFEMRF